In one Corythoichthys intestinalis isolate RoL2023-P3 chromosome 16, ASM3026506v1, whole genome shotgun sequence genomic region, the following are encoded:
- the si:ch211-11k18.4 gene encoding uncharacterized protein si:ch211-11k18.4 has product MSGKSKNRSAANADSISGGVSCDERILRDCHQLYTEPDSGLIAVAESVGVKLLPPRKKITVMLMGNHSAGKSSFINWYVEEHIQRTGVAIETQGFSFVTSGRKRESLTGNATLHLYPHFKPLQEFKGVSEYLSTEICTSRQKRFSLLTFVDSPGLVDGDMKYPFDVDEVVLWLGDLCDLILVFFDPMGQALCKRTLNIVEALNDKHGDRLRFYLSKADEAGGESDRQRVMMQIVQELCKRPGLNKCGFDMPTIYIPNPNKPSRCVNQIEEVCRTIEKTINQTVQNTLNSLEKDCDIISEAIIDKMITDRQVSSENRRARCKSCFLMLLGFSIPMALLAILLLGTLSKEVLEMALGHQGIEALSLYLVPVVRIFESMSGEQQLYGCGGMVLASFLLLIIARFSFRTQPTLSGKQKRQLQEKLDFVQEVAKTKKKKLYEEYLRQSVSDHDMS; this is encoded by the exons ATGTCTGGAAAAAGCAAAAACAGAAGTGCAGCAAATGCTGATTCAATATCTGGTGGTGTATCCTGCGATGAGCGTATTTTGCGGGATTGTCATCAACTGTACACGGAACCCGACAGTG GCTTGATTGCAGTGGCTGAATCTGTGGGTGTAAAGTTGTTGCCACCCAGGAAGAAGATCACTGTGATGCTGATGGGCAACCACTCTGCTGGAAAAAGCTCCTTCATCAACTG GTATGTTGAAGAGCACATCCAGCGCACTGGTGTGGCTATTGAGACCCAGGGATTCAGTTTTGTTACAAGTGGACGTAAGAGAGAATCTCTTACT GGAAATGCTACCCTTCATTTATATCCCCACTTCAAGCCTCTGCAAGAATTCAAAG GTGTTTCGGAGTATTTGAGTACAGAGATCTGCACATCACGGCAGAAACGTTTCAGCCTGTTGACTTTTGTGGATTCGCCTGGGTTGGTGGACGGTGATATGAAGTATCCCTTTGATGTGGATGAAGTTGTCCTGTGGCTCG GTGATCTCTGTGACCTGATTCTGGTGTTCTTTGACCCGATGGGTCAGGCTCTATGCAAGCGTACCCTCAATATTGTGGAGGCCCTGAATGACAAACATGGGGATCGACTTCGTTTCTACCTCAGTAAGGCTGATGAAGCCGGGGGAGAGTCTGATAGACAG AGAGTAATGATGCAGATCGTCCAAGAGCTCTGCAAACGACCAGGACTCAACAAATGTGGTTTTGACATGCCCACTATCTACATTCCTAATCCAAATAAG CCAAGCCGCTGTGTCAACCAGATTGAGGAAGTGTGTCGCACTATTGAGAAGACCATCAATCAGACGGTTCAGAATACACTCAATTCTCTCGAAAAGGACTGTGACATTATTAGCGAAGCAATCATTGATAAAATGATCACAGACAG GCAGGTCAGTAGTGAGAACCGACGGGCACGCTGCAAGAGCTGCTTTCTGATGCTACTGGGTTTCAGTATCCCCATGGCTCTTTTGGCAATACTGCTGCTTGGCACTCTCTCCAAGGAGGTTCTGGAGATGGCTCTAGGTCATCAAGGCATTGAAGCCCTATCTCTATATCTG GTTCCTGTAGTACGGATATTTGAATCAATGTCTGGAGAACAGCAGCTTTACGGCTGTGGTGGAATGGTCCTTGCCTCATTCCTGCTGCTCATCATTGCTCGATTCTCTTTTAG GACTCAACCGACTCTGTCAGGCAAGCAGAAAAGACAGCTGCAGGAGAAATTGGACTTTGTCCAGGAGGTGGCAAAGACCAAAAAG AAAAAGCTGTATGAAGAGTACCTGCGACAGAGTGTCAGCGATCATGACATGAGCTAA